A single genomic interval of Spirosoma linguale DSM 74 harbors:
- a CDS encoding oxidoreductase, putative (KEGG: swp:swp_0263 oxidoreductase, putative) produces MKHVILSITFSFLLTLPALSQWQPQPVTTDASFRAVSVASPDIAWIGGTKGTFVRTVDGGKTWQTGTVPDAQTCDFRDVQAIDAQTAYLMSAGPAEQGQARIYKTTDAGQHWTLLYQTQQKGVFFDGIDFWDEQHGIVFSDPIDGKWVMLTTDDGGKTWQPVSLASLPLMETNEAAFAASGTSLVVQGKRNVWIASGGGTFGRVFRSTDRGRTWTVSNTPLPAGEATGLFGMRFFTNKIGVVVGGNYKKEQLPGANAAITRDGGQTWQLLTPTDPPGLKEAVALLPGDRLLTVGPSGTSLSADQGQTWQRLDTDGFHSVACAKGTCYAVGAKGKVAVQRFK; encoded by the coding sequence ATGAAACACGTCATTCTTAGTATCACCTTCAGTTTTTTACTGACGCTGCCCGCTTTATCGCAGTGGCAACCGCAACCCGTAACGACCGATGCCAGTTTTCGGGCGGTTAGCGTGGCCAGCCCGGATATAGCCTGGATCGGTGGCACAAAAGGCACCTTCGTCCGAACCGTCGACGGTGGGAAAACGTGGCAAACCGGCACCGTGCCCGACGCCCAAACCTGCGACTTTCGCGATGTTCAGGCTATCGACGCCCAAACGGCCTACCTCATGAGCGCCGGACCTGCCGAACAGGGCCAGGCTCGTATCTATAAAACGACCGACGCCGGGCAGCACTGGACACTTCTCTATCAGACGCAGCAGAAAGGGGTGTTTTTCGATGGCATCGACTTCTGGGACGAGCAGCACGGCATTGTTTTCAGTGATCCCATTGATGGGAAATGGGTCATGCTAACTACTGACGATGGGGGTAAAACCTGGCAGCCGGTCTCATTGGCGAGTCTGCCCCTGATGGAAACGAACGAAGCGGCCTTTGCCGCCAGCGGTACCAGTCTGGTTGTGCAGGGCAAGCGAAATGTCTGGATTGCGTCGGGTGGTGGTACGTTCGGGCGGGTTTTCCGATCTACCGACCGGGGCCGTACCTGGACGGTCAGCAACACCCCGCTCCCGGCGGGCGAAGCCACGGGCCTGTTCGGTATGCGCTTTTTTACGAACAAAATCGGCGTTGTTGTTGGCGGTAACTACAAAAAGGAACAGTTACCCGGCGCGAATGCGGCCATCACCCGCGATGGCGGGCAAACCTGGCAGTTGCTTACCCCCACCGACCCACCCGGCCTAAAAGAAGCCGTTGCCCTGCTCCCCGGTGACCGGTTGCTCACCGTAGGTCCTTCCGGCACGAGCCTTTCCGCCGATCAGGGCCAGACCTGGCAGCGACTCGACACCGATGGCTTTCATTCAGTAGCCTGCGCCAAAGGCACATGTTACGCCGTCGGTGCCAAAGGAAAAGTAGCCGTGCAGCGGTTTAAATGA
- a CDS encoding aldo/keto reductase (PFAM: aldo/keto reductase~KEGG: abm:ABSDF3367 oxidoreductase), with protein MKYRKLGNTAINLSAIGLGCMGMNHAYGEPNDEESIATLEKALDIGINFWDTADAYANGKNEELVSRVLVPNRNKIFIATKFGFRADANGKLTEFDGSPAYVKTAVEASLKRLRTDVIDLYYAHRIDPNVPVEDMVGAMADLVKEGKVRYLGLSEASANSIRRANAVHPISALQSEYSLLTRDVETEILPLCTELGISFVPFSPLARGLITNALDVNELAATDFRKTLPRYQKEYEENNKNLAQGFAEIAENKGCTPAQLALAWVLAQGDNIIPIPGTKRRKYLLDNAGAVDVELTTHDIAAIETLLATYPNTGDRYNEANYKFVDRN; from the coding sequence ATGAAATACAGAAAACTCGGCAATACAGCTATTAATTTATCGGCCATCGGGCTGGGCTGCATGGGCATGAACCATGCTTATGGTGAACCGAATGATGAAGAATCCATTGCCACCCTCGAAAAAGCCCTCGACATAGGCATTAATTTCTGGGATACCGCCGACGCCTACGCCAATGGGAAAAATGAAGAACTGGTGTCAAGAGTGCTGGTCCCGAATCGAAACAAGATTTTCATTGCCACCAAATTCGGCTTTCGCGCCGATGCCAACGGGAAGCTGACGGAGTTCGATGGATCACCGGCTTATGTAAAAACAGCCGTGGAAGCCAGCTTGAAACGACTGCGAACGGACGTGATCGACCTGTATTATGCCCACCGGATTGACCCCAACGTGCCCGTGGAAGACATGGTTGGCGCTATGGCCGACCTGGTGAAGGAGGGTAAAGTGCGGTACCTCGGCTTATCTGAAGCTTCCGCTAACTCCATTCGCCGGGCCAACGCGGTGCATCCGATCAGTGCCCTTCAAAGTGAATATTCGCTACTCACCCGGGATGTAGAAACCGAGATTCTGCCACTTTGCACCGAGTTGGGCATATCCTTCGTGCCATTTAGTCCGCTGGCGCGGGGGCTGATAACCAATGCGCTGGATGTGAACGAACTGGCGGCAACGGATTTTCGGAAAACGTTGCCCCGCTATCAGAAAGAGTACGAAGAAAATAACAAAAACCTGGCGCAGGGTTTCGCCGAAATCGCGGAGAACAAAGGCTGTACACCCGCTCAGCTTGCGTTGGCCTGGGTATTGGCGCAGGGCGACAACATTATTCCCATTCCGGGTACCAAACGCAGGAAATACCTGCTGGACAATGCCGGGGCTGTGGATGTTGAGTTGACGACCCACGACATTGCCGCTATCGAAACTCTGCTGGCAACCTACCCCAACACCGGCGACCGCTATAACGAAGCGAACTATAAGTTTGTAGACCGGAATTAA
- a CDS encoding Domain of unknown function DUF2520 (PFAM: Domain of unknown function DUF2520~KEGG: abc:ACICU_01173 hypothetical protein) produces the protein MEISFIGAGNLAWHLAPALENAGHHINEVYSRQLQHARQLVSNLYDAHTHSELNFADSPSKLFILSIPDDALEQVCSQLVLPEDAILVHTAGARTLASLEQWMAIYSDVPVQTGVFYPLQTFSKGQSFMVFDEIPLCIESGDSVTEEILVQLGQDISDIVYIITSEERRALHVAAVFACNFTNHLLTLAHDLTVQDGLDFDLLRPIIGETFRKGLAASDPADVQTGPARRGDLTTIDTHLAYLSNQPKLSEIYQLLTQSIQHQYRQ, from the coding sequence ATGGAAATTTCGTTTATCGGTGCTGGTAATCTTGCCTGGCACCTCGCTCCGGCGCTCGAAAACGCTGGCCATCACATCAATGAGGTCTATAGCCGACAGTTGCAGCACGCCCGCCAGCTGGTCAGTAATTTGTACGACGCACATACTCATTCGGAGTTAAACTTCGCTGATAGCCCATCGAAATTATTTATCCTGTCCATTCCCGACGATGCCCTCGAACAGGTCTGTTCGCAACTGGTTTTACCGGAAGACGCCATTCTGGTGCATACAGCGGGTGCCCGTACGCTTGCCTCGCTGGAACAGTGGATGGCCATTTACAGTGATGTACCCGTTCAAACGGGTGTTTTTTATCCGCTCCAGACGTTCAGCAAAGGGCAGTCGTTTATGGTGTTCGATGAGATTCCGCTCTGCATCGAATCGGGCGACAGCGTAACGGAGGAAATCCTGGTGCAGTTGGGTCAGGACATCAGCGATATTGTTTACATCATCACGTCCGAAGAACGTCGGGCGCTGCATGTTGCCGCTGTTTTTGCCTGCAATTTTACCAACCACCTGCTCACACTCGCCCACGACCTTACTGTACAGGATGGGCTGGATTTCGACCTGCTCCGGCCCATCATCGGCGAAACCTTTCGGAAAGGACTGGCCGCTTCCGATCCGGCCGATGTGCAGACAGGCCCCGCCCGCCGTGGTGACCTGACTACTATTGACACGCATCTGGCCTACCTCAGCAACCAGCCGAAGCTCTCTGAGATCTACCAGTTACTCACACAAAGCATTCAGCATCAATACCGCCAGTAA
- a CDS encoding glycosyl transferase family 2 (PFAM: glycosyl transferase family 2~KEGG: afw:Anae109_0714 glycosyl transferase family protein), which translates to MEILVLILYAIALLLLFVYNCGQLSLIISYLRSEKKRRALAQSAADYSPEALPRLTVQLPVYNELYVVERLIDAVVLLKYPKDKLDIQVLDDSTDETVSIIARKVAEYKKQGFDIEHIRRPERKGFKAGALAYGLTLAKGEFVAIFDADFVPDPEFLLKTVPHFADPKVAIVQTRWEHLNEDFSLITQLQAFGLNAHFTVEQSGRYAAGLLANFNGTGGVWRKVAIADAGGWQSDTLTEDLDLSYRAQLRGWKFVYREDVGSPAELPVAMNALKSQQYRWMKGAAECARKLFVNVLKTPGVSLSMKLHAFFHLFSSATFILVLILGVMSVPLIYIRSQHPEWEWVFVVINLFQFNLLILITFYGIPVWFLKGANKARLAWYFPMYSSLMMGLSLHNTIAVIEGYMGRKTPFVRTPKFNVKTAADSWAANKYISRRINWLTIAEGFLALYFFFGLGLAVYLQDFRMFFLHIMLMVGFGMVTIYSLIQAVRRSSPVHVLPLTGVAVKESH; encoded by the coding sequence ATGGAAATTCTGGTCCTGATACTATACGCAATAGCATTACTTCTGTTGTTTGTATATAACTGTGGTCAATTGAGTCTGATAATTAGTTATTTACGTTCAGAAAAGAAGCGTCGGGCACTCGCCCAATCGGCCGCTGACTATTCGCCGGAGGCCCTGCCCAGGCTCACCGTTCAACTACCAGTTTACAATGAACTGTACGTCGTGGAGCGATTGATCGACGCCGTCGTGCTGTTGAAATACCCAAAAGATAAGCTCGATATTCAGGTACTGGACGACTCGACGGACGAAACCGTCTCCATTATTGCCCGGAAAGTGGCCGAATATAAAAAGCAGGGATTCGATATTGAACACATCCGTCGGCCGGAGCGCAAGGGGTTCAAAGCCGGGGCACTCGCTTATGGACTTACGCTGGCGAAAGGGGAGTTTGTCGCCATTTTCGACGCCGACTTTGTGCCGGACCCTGAATTTCTGCTCAAAACGGTGCCGCATTTTGCCGATCCGAAAGTAGCTATTGTACAAACCCGCTGGGAGCACCTGAACGAAGACTTTTCGCTGATCACGCAGTTGCAGGCATTTGGGCTTAATGCCCATTTTACGGTTGAGCAAAGCGGGCGCTATGCTGCCGGACTGCTCGCTAATTTCAATGGGACCGGTGGCGTATGGCGCAAAGTAGCCATCGCCGATGCCGGTGGCTGGCAAAGCGATACGCTGACGGAAGACCTGGATCTGAGTTACCGGGCGCAGCTGCGAGGCTGGAAGTTCGTGTACCGGGAGGATGTGGGCTCACCCGCCGAACTACCCGTAGCCATGAATGCTCTGAAGTCGCAGCAGTACCGTTGGATGAAAGGAGCCGCCGAATGCGCCCGCAAGCTTTTTGTCAACGTACTGAAAACGCCGGGCGTTTCGCTGTCGATGAAGCTACACGCGTTTTTTCACCTTTTCAGCAGTGCCACCTTTATTCTGGTGCTAATCCTGGGCGTAATGAGTGTGCCCCTCATTTATATCCGCAGCCAGCACCCCGAGTGGGAGTGGGTGTTTGTTGTGATCAACCTGTTTCAGTTCAACCTACTGATTCTGATTACATTTTACGGTATACCCGTGTGGTTCTTAAAGGGCGCTAACAAAGCCCGTCTCGCGTGGTACTTTCCTATGTATTCATCGCTCATGATGGGTTTGTCGTTGCACAATACCATTGCCGTAATTGAAGGGTACATGGGGCGCAAGACGCCTTTTGTCCGGACACCCAAGTTCAACGTGAAAACGGCGGCCGACAGTTGGGCCGCCAACAAGTACATCAGCCGCCGGATCAACTGGCTAACGATTGCCGAAGGATTTCTGGCTTTATACTTCTTCTTTGGCCTTGGACTGGCCGTTTACCTTCAGGACTTCCGGATGTTTTTTCTGCATATCATGCTGATGGTAGGCTTTGGCATGGTTACCATCTATTCGCTTATTCAGGCGGTAAGGCGCTCATCGCCAGTACATGTTTTGCCCTTGACCGGTGTGGCGGTTAAGGAGTCTCATTAA